One window of Amaranthus tricolor cultivar Red isolate AtriRed21 chromosome 11, ASM2621246v1, whole genome shotgun sequence genomic DNA carries:
- the LOC130827688 gene encoding copper-transporting ATPase RAN1-like yields MAPSTKNLQLTSSRFTDDHSDTENFEDVRLLDYYHDSVELEDGNNHDSRRIQVSIGGMTCSACSNSVESILSSINGVFKASVALLQNKADVVFDPALIKDEDIVSAIEDAGFEAEILPEPNSSQIVSNKTLSGQFNIGGMTCAACVNSVEGILRELPGVTRAVVSLTTSLGEVQYDPSIVSKDDIVNAIEDAGFEASLVKSSEQGKINLEVVGISGEMDARSLEGLLSHIKGVQQFRYDRNSGELEVCFDSELLGSRSLVDSIEEASGGQYKLRVRNPFVRMTSKDLEESSKMFQLFTSSLCLSVPVFLIRVCPHVPLLYPFLLLRCGPFLMRDLLKWVLVSLVQFVIGKRFYVAAGKALRRGATNMDVLVALGTSASYFYSVCALLYGAATGFWSPTYFETSAMLITFVLLGKYLECLAKGKTSDAIKKLVELAPATALLLVKDIGKKGLEEREIDALLIQPGDLLKVLPGTKVPADGIVMWGSSYVNESMVTGESVPVSKEVNSHVIGGTMNLHGVLHIQATKVGSDTVLSQIINLVENAQMSKAPIQKFADFVASIFVPTVVVLALLTLLGWYIAGVAGSYPQSWLPENGNYFVFALMFAISVVVIACPCALGLATPTAVMVATGVGAKNGVLIKGGDALERAQKIMYVIFDKTGTLTQGKATVTTAKVFTAMDRGEFLRLVASAEASSEHPLAKAVLEYARHFHFFEPSETKDSQKSEKDSKYSGWLLEVSDFMAVPGRGVQCIIDGKHILIGNRKLLSENGVTISTAIETFLMELEDGAQTGILVASDDVVIGVLGVADPLKREAAIVIEGLGKMGIKSVMVTGDNWRTARAVAKEVGINDVRAEVMPAEKAEVICSLQKDGNVVAMVGDGINDSPALAAADVGMAIGAGTDVAIEAADYVLMKNNLEDVITAIDLSIKTFNRIRMNYVFAMTYNLIAIPVAAGVFYPSLKLKLPPWVAGACMALSSVSVVCSSLLLRLYKKPKLTSILEIVVE; encoded by the exons ATGGCGCCGAGCACCAAAAACCTCCAATTAACCTCTTCCCGCTTCACTGATGATCATTCCGATACTGAAAACTTCGAAGATGTTCGTTTACTTGATTATTATCATGATTCTGTTGAATTGGAGGACGGTAATAATCATGATTCCAGAAGAATTCAAGTCAGCATAGGTGGTATGACTTGTTCAGCTTGCTCGAATTCTGTTGAATCAATTCTTTCTTCCATTAATGGCGTCTTTAAAGCTTCTGTTGCTTTGCTACAGAATAAAgctgatgttgtttttgatcCTGCTTTAATCAAG GATGAGGATATTGTATCTGCTATTGAAGATGCTGGATTTGAGGCTGAAATTTTGCCTGAGCCAAATTCCTCTCAAATAGTCTCAAATAAAACTTTGTCGGGGCAGTTCAACATAGGAGGAATGACTTGTGCTGCATGTGTAAATTCTGTTGAAGGTATTTTGAGGGAGCTCCCAGGGGTGACCAGAGCTGTGGTTTCTCTAACAACTTCATTAGGAGAAGTACAATATGATCCATCTATTGTCAGCAAGGATGACATTGTAAATGCTATTGAAGATGCTGGCTTTGAGGCTTCACTTGTTAAGAGCAGTGAACAgggaaaaataaatttagagGTTGTGGGAATTTCTGGTGAGATGGATGCACGGTCTTTAGAAGGCTTGCTTTCACATATAAAAGGGGTGCAGCAATTCCGTTATGATAGGAATTCTGGAGAGCTGGAAGTTTGCTTTGATTCTGAACTCCTTGGTTCTCGGTCTTTAGTTGACAGCATTGAGGAAGCTAGTGGTGGCCAATATAAGTTGCGTGTGAGAAATCCTTTTGTGCGAATGACTTCTAAAGATTTGGAGGAATCTTCAAAAATGTTCCAGCTTTTCACATCCAGTCTTTGTCTTAGT GTACCGGTGTTTCTTATACGTGTCTGCCCCCATGTCCCTCTGTTATATCCTTTTCTTCTTTTGAGATGTGGTCCATTCCTGATGAGAGATTTGCTGAAGTGGGTATTAGTGAGTCTTGTTCAATTTGTCATTGGAAAGCGTTTCTATGTAGCAGCTGGTAAAGCATTGAGGCGTGGAGCAACAAACATGGATGTATTAGTTGCACTGGGAACTTCAGCTTCCTATTTCTATTCTGTTTGCGCACTTCTGTATGGCGCTGCTACTGGTTTCTGGTCACCGACATACTTTGAAACTAGTGCTATGCTAATAACCTTTGTGCTCTTGGGCAAGTATTTGGAGTGTCTTGCAAAGGGAAAAACCTCAGATGCTATCAAGAAGCTTGTAGAACTTGCACCTGCAACAGCATTGCTACTTGTAAAAGACATAG GTAAAAAGGGCTTAGAGGAACGAGAAATTGATGCTTTGTTGATTCAACCTGGTGATCTGTTGAAAGTTCTCCCTGGTACTAAGGTTCCTGCAGATGGTATTGTAATGTGGGGTTCAAGTTATGTCAATGAGAGTATGGTTACTGGTGAATCTGTTCCAGTCTCTAAGGAGGTCAATTCGCATGTGATTGGGGGCACAATGAATTTGCATGGGGTTCTCCATATTCAGGCGACTAAAGTGGGATCTGACACTGTTCTGAGTCAAATTATAAATCTGGTGGAAAATGCACAAATGTCTAAAGCTCCTATACAGAAGTTTGCtgacttt GTTGCAAGCATATTTGTTCCCACTGTGGTGGTTCTGGCATTGTTGACTTTATTGGGCTG GTACATTGCTGGAGTGGCAGGATCTTATCCACAAAGTTGGTTGCCAGAAAATGGAAATTATTTTGTGTTTGCCTTGATGTTTGCAATCTCAGTTGTGGTAATTGCATGTCCATGTGCTCTGGGTTTGGCCACACCTACTGCTGTCATGGTTGCAACTGGGGTTGGTGCAAAAAACGGTGTGCTTATAAAAGGAGGAGATGCATTGGAAAGGGCTCAAAAAATTATGTATGTCATATTCGACAAAACGGGGACCTTAACACAGGGAAAAGCCACTGTAACCACTGCTAAAGTTTTCACTGCAATGGATCGAGGAGAATTTCTTAGATTGGTGGCTTCAGCTGAG GCTAGTAGTGAACATCCTTTGGCAAAAGCAGTGCTTGAATATGCCcggcattttcatttctttgagCCTTCTGAAACGAAGGACTCACAGAAGAGTGAAAAGGATTCAAAATATTCTGGATGGCTTTTAGAGGTTTCAGATTTCATGGCTGTCCCCGGAAGAGGAGTGCAATGCATTATTGATGGAAAACATATTCTG ATTGGAAATCGAAAGCTTCTGTCCGAAAATGGGGTGACAATATCTACAGCTATTGAAACTTTTTTGATGGAGCTAGAAGACGGTGCACAGACAGGAATACTTGTTGCCTCTGATGATGTTGTAATTGGAGTTTTAGGAGTAGCTGATCCTCTGAAGAGAGAAGCTGCTATAGTCATCGAGGGCCTTGGTAAAATGGGCATTAAATCTGTCATGGTCACTGGGGATAACTGGCGAACAGCTCGAGCCGTTGCCAAGGAG GTGGGCATAAATGATGTAAGAGCTGAAGTGATGCCAGCGGAAAAAGCAGAAGTAATTTGTTCATTACAGAAAGATGGAAATGTGGTGGCAATGGTAGGTGATGGTATCAACGACTCGCCTGCTCTTGCTGCAGCAGATGTTGGAATGGCCATAGGTGCAGGAACAGATGTTGCGATTGAGGCTGCCGATTATGTCTTGATGAAAAATAATTTGGAAGATGTAATCACAGCCATCGATCTGTCAATAAAGACGTTCAATCGTATCCGGATGAACTACGTCTTTGCCATGACTTACAACCTAATTGCCATACCAGTTGCCGCAGGCGTTTTTTACCCTTCGTTGAAACTAAAATTGCCTCCTTGGGTTGCTGGTGCGTGCATGGCTCTCTCTTCCGTCAGTGTTGTTTGCTCCTCTTTACTTCTTAGGTTGTACAAAAAACCGAAATTGACAAGTATACTTGAAATAGTTGTAGAATAG